A single Streptomyces sp. Edi2 DNA region contains:
- the rocD gene encoding ornithine--oxo-acid transaminase: MTAPTRTARVHAPRSSAELIQAEGPVLAHNYHPLPVVVARAEGVWVEDVEGRRYLDMLAGYSALNFGHRHPALIEAAHRQLDQLTLTSRAFHNDRLAGFAEGLAELTGQDMVLPMNTGAEAVESGIKVARKWAYDVKGVPADRATIVVAGGNFHGRTTTIVGFSDDDTARVGFGPFAPGFRTVPYNDLAALEAAVDETTAAVLIEPIQGEAGVVIPDDGYLTGVRELTRRAGCLFIADEIQSGLGRTGTTLAVEHESVVPDVLLLGKALGGGIVPVSAVVARRDVLGVLGPGQHGSTFGGNPLAAAVGSAVVELLSTGEFQRRAAELGERLRSGLAALTGKGVTGFRARGLWAGVDIDPALGTGREISERLLKEGILVKDTHGSTIRLAPPLTITGEELDAALGSLERALV, encoded by the coding sequence ATGACCGCTCCCACCCGTACCGCCCGCGTGCACGCTCCCCGTTCGTCCGCGGAGCTGATCCAGGCCGAGGGCCCGGTCCTCGCGCACAATTACCACCCGCTGCCCGTGGTGGTCGCGCGCGCCGAAGGGGTCTGGGTCGAGGACGTCGAGGGGCGCCGCTACCTCGACATGCTGGCCGGCTACTCGGCGCTCAACTTCGGCCACCGCCACCCGGCCCTGATCGAGGCCGCGCACCGCCAGCTCGACCAGCTCACCCTCACCTCCCGCGCCTTCCACAACGACCGGCTCGCCGGTTTCGCCGAAGGCCTCGCCGAGCTGACCGGCCAGGACATGGTCCTGCCGATGAACACCGGCGCCGAGGCGGTGGAGAGCGGCATCAAGGTCGCGCGCAAGTGGGCGTACGACGTCAAGGGTGTCCCGGCGGACCGGGCGACGATCGTGGTGGCCGGCGGCAACTTCCACGGCCGGACCACGACCATCGTCGGCTTCTCCGACGACGACACGGCCCGCGTCGGCTTCGGGCCCTTCGCCCCCGGCTTCCGCACCGTCCCCTACAACGATCTCGCCGCGCTCGAAGCGGCCGTGGACGAGACGACGGCCGCCGTGCTGATCGAGCCCATCCAGGGCGAGGCGGGTGTCGTGATCCCCGACGACGGCTACCTCACCGGCGTACGCGAACTGACCCGGCGGGCCGGGTGCCTGTTCATCGCCGACGAGATCCAGTCCGGGCTGGGCCGCACCGGCACCACCCTGGCCGTCGAGCACGAGTCCGTGGTGCCGGATGTGCTGCTGCTCGGCAAGGCGCTCGGCGGCGGCATCGTCCCGGTCTCCGCGGTCGTCGCCCGCCGCGACGTGCTCGGTGTCCTGGGCCCCGGCCAGCACGGTTCGACCTTCGGCGGCAACCCCCTGGCGGCCGCGGTCGGTTCGGCCGTCGTGGAACTGCTCTCCACCGGGGAGTTCCAGCGCCGCGCCGCCGAGCTGGGCGAGCGGCTGCGCAGCGGTCTGGCCGCGCTGACCGGCAAGGGCGTGACCGGCTTCCGCGCCCGCGGCCTGTGGGCCGGTGTCGACATCGACCCCGCGCTCGGCACCGGCCGGGAGATCAGCGAACGCCTGCTGAAGGAAGGCATCCTGGTCAAGGACACCCATGGCTCGACGATCCGGCTGGCCCCGCCGCTGACCATCACCGGTGAGGAACTGGATGCGGCGCTGGGGAGCCTGGAGCGGGCGCTGGTCTGA
- the ddaH gene encoding dimethylargininase encodes MPKSRVSRPRRYLVCEPRHFDVRYTINPWMSAEIPVDTALAGRQWETLMGAYRDHGHTVESVPPVATLPDMVFAANSALVVGGRVFGSSFHAPQRRPESVEYETWFKAAGYDVYRPESPCEGEGDLVPAGRYILAGTGFRTTPAAHREVQEFFGVPTIGLQLVDPYFYHLDTALFVLEETAETGEANVAYYPGAFSTGSREVLRRLFPEAVLATRDDALAFGLNSVSDGRHVFVAPQATGLIDQLSAHGYVPVPVDLSEFHKAGGGIKCCTQEIR; translated from the coding sequence GTGCCGAAGAGTCGTGTGTCGCGCCCCCGGCGCTATCTGGTCTGCGAGCCCAGACACTTCGATGTGCGTTACACGATCAATCCGTGGATGAGTGCGGAGATCCCGGTGGACACCGCCCTCGCGGGGCGCCAGTGGGAGACGCTGATGGGCGCCTACCGCGACCACGGGCACACGGTGGAGAGCGTGCCCCCGGTGGCCACGCTGCCCGACATGGTGTTCGCGGCGAACTCCGCGCTCGTCGTGGGCGGCCGGGTCTTCGGCTCGTCCTTCCATGCGCCGCAGCGGCGGCCGGAGTCCGTGGAGTACGAGACCTGGTTCAAGGCGGCCGGGTACGACGTCTACCGGCCCGAGTCGCCGTGCGAGGGCGAGGGCGATCTCGTACCGGCCGGCCGCTACATCCTGGCGGGTACGGGCTTTCGCACCACGCCGGCCGCGCATCGCGAGGTCCAGGAGTTCTTCGGCGTACCGACCATCGGCCTGCAGCTGGTGGACCCGTACTTCTACCACCTGGACACCGCGCTGTTCGTCCTGGAGGAGACGGCGGAGACGGGCGAGGCGAATGTCGCCTACTACCCCGGGGCGTTCTCGACCGGCAGCCGTGAGGTGCTGCGCCGGCTCTTCCCCGAGGCGGTGCTCGCCACTCGGGACGACGCCCTGGCCTTCGGCCTCAACTCCGTCTCCGACGGCCGCCATGTCTTCGTCGCCCCGCAGGCGACCGGCCTGATCGACCAGCTCAGCGCGCACGGTTATGTCCCCGTCCCCGTCGACCTCTCGGAGTTCCACAAGGCCGGCGGCGGCATCAAGTGCTGCACCCAGGAGATTCGCTGA
- a CDS encoding Lrp/AsnC family transcriptional regulator, translating to MTNKAAPFDDLDRKIVTALIDNSRASFAEIGAAIGLSSTAVKRRVDRMRENNVITGFTATVRPAALGWLTEAYVEVYCDGAAPPRRLAEVVRNHPEIAAAMTVTGGADALLHVRAKDVEHFEEVLERIRAEPFIRKTISYMVLSHLLPDSPEAGAGQFSGDSAP from the coding sequence ATGACCAACAAGGCCGCGCCCTTCGACGACCTCGACCGCAAGATCGTTACGGCGCTGATCGACAACAGCCGGGCGAGTTTTGCGGAGATCGGTGCGGCGATCGGGCTGTCGTCCACCGCGGTGAAGCGGCGGGTGGACCGGATGCGGGAGAACAACGTGATCACGGGGTTCACCGCTACCGTCCGGCCGGCCGCGCTGGGGTGGCTGACCGAGGCGTATGTCGAGGTGTACTGCGACGGCGCGGCGCCGCCCCGGCGGCTCGCCGAGGTGGTGCGCAACCATCCGGAGATCGCCGCGGCGATGACCGTGACCGGTGGCGCCGATGCACTGCTGCACGTACGGGCGAAGGATGTCGAGCACTTCGAGGAGGTGCTGGAACGGATCAGGGCCGAGCCGTTCATCCGCAAGACGATCAGTTACATGGTGCTGTCCCATCTCCTGCCGGACAGCCCGGAGGCGGGCGCCGGCCAGTTCTCCGGCGACTCCGCGCCCTGA
- a CDS encoding alpha-L-glutamate ligase translates to MRIGLVTADPGHPLLAAVTELLTPEHQVVWLDPGGEGQGPDPDLSSSGSSSLDSSSLDSSSFDSSSFGSVPLDLSSLADVYLLKARTPRALALAALLEEHGAPVLNSAAATARCQDRVEMAAVARAAGLPFAGTAVVATVGELAAAGEPDGPLVIKSRFSRRHDLVARADSAVRLRELAADWADEPVVVQEFTANSGWDHKLWVVDGRLFAGLRRSELSPDGRGPTLPLPVGELPESWTGAALRAGEIFGLDVYGVDVLDAGGGAPLIVDINAFPGIRGQAGAPEALAQLALRTAARGRGLDAGERGAGERGVGERKAAEVGEK, encoded by the coding sequence GTGAGGATCGGGCTGGTCACCGCGGATCCCGGGCATCCGCTCCTTGCCGCGGTCACCGAGCTGCTGACCCCGGAGCACCAGGTCGTATGGCTGGATCCGGGCGGCGAGGGGCAGGGCCCGGATCCGGACCTTTCCTCGTCCGGCTCTTCGTCGCTCGACTCTTCCTCGCTCGACTCTTCCTCGTTCGACTCCTCCTCGTTCGGCTCTGTGCCGCTCGATCTCTCCTCGCTCGCCGATGTCTACCTCCTCAAGGCGCGTACGCCCCGGGCGCTGGCGCTTGCCGCCCTGCTGGAGGAGCACGGCGCCCCGGTGCTCAACTCCGCGGCGGCGACGGCGCGATGCCAGGACCGGGTCGAGATGGCGGCGGTGGCCCGCGCTGCCGGGCTGCCGTTCGCCGGTACCGCCGTCGTGGCCACGGTCGGGGAGCTGGCCGCGGCCGGCGAACCGGACGGGCCCCTGGTGATCAAGAGCCGGTTCAGCCGGCGCCATGACCTCGTGGCCCGTGCCGACAGCGCCGTACGGCTGCGGGAGCTGGCCGCCGACTGGGCCGATGAGCCGGTGGTGGTCCAGGAGTTCACCGCGAACAGCGGCTGGGACCACAAGCTGTGGGTGGTCGACGGGCGGCTCTTCGCCGGGTTGCGCCGGTCGGAGCTGTCTCCGGACGGCCGCGGGCCGACGTTGCCGCTGCCGGTGGGCGAGCTGCCCGAGAGCTGGACCGGCGCTGCGCTCCGGGCCGGCGAGATCTTCGGCCTGGACGTCTACGGGGTGGACGTTCTCGACGCCGGTGGCGGTGCGCCCCTCATCGTGGACATCAATGCCTTCCCCGGCATCCGCGGCCAGGCCGGCGCCCCGGAGGCACTGGCACAGCTCGCCCTGCGCACAGCCGCAAGAGGGCGGGGCCTCGACGCCGGGGAACGAGGCGCCGGGGAACGAGGCGTCGGCGAAAGAAAAGCGGCAGAAGTCGGCGAGAAGTAA
- a CDS encoding terpene synthase family protein, which translates to MTQPFELPDFYTPYPARLNPHLETARTHSKKWARDMGMLEGSNIWEEKDLDAHDYALLCSYTHPDCDADALSLVTDWYVWVFFFDDHFLEEFKRTLDREGGKKYLDRLPAFMPMELTAAVPEPANPVEAGLADLWARTVPHMSLAWRKRFAESTEHLLNESLWELSNINIHRVPNPVEYIEMRRKVGGAPWSAGLVEYATGAEVPAAVAGSRPLRVLRDTFSDGVHLRNDLFSYQRETEEEGELSNGVLVLETFLNCTTQEAADAVNDLITSRLQQFENTVVTELPALFLEQGLDPESCAEVLAYAKGLQDWQSGGHEWHMRSSRYMNGGGSAVQSPRPWSPFSLGGFGTSAADLRTALTTGEGLPTTAGGQLPVAGGQAMAGARRLRSSSHVPHQKVGPSRIPDLFMPFTTTLSPHLEGARRRVLAWARRMGIFGPQPGVPLSDIWDEPAMVRYDLALCAAGLHPDATPEQLDLDAAWLAWGTYADDYYPQVFGRTRDIASAKVCTERLSALMPLDPSAAVPEPVNAMERGLADLWTRTAGPMPPEARRMFREAVDTMTASWLWELDNQLHHRIPDPVDYIEMRRATFGSDLTMSLCRIGHGRRIPPEIYRTRTLLSLQNAAADYACLLNDVFSYQKEIEYEGEVHNGILVVQNFFDCDYPTALNIINDLMTSRMHEFQHVAAHELPVVCDDFDLSPEARKALGGYVHELENWLAGILTWHRGCLRYTAAELRHPMGSPGWRAAPTGLGMSAARLFRGAVAGVG; encoded by the coding sequence GTGACACAGCCATTCGAACTGCCTGACTTCTATACGCCCTACCCGGCGCGGTTGAACCCGCATCTGGAGACGGCGCGTACGCACTCCAAGAAGTGGGCCCGCGACATGGGGATGCTGGAGGGCTCGAACATCTGGGAGGAGAAGGATCTCGACGCCCACGACTATGCCCTGCTGTGTTCCTACACCCACCCGGACTGCGACGCGGACGCGCTCTCGCTGGTGACCGACTGGTACGTCTGGGTCTTCTTCTTCGACGACCACTTCCTGGAGGAGTTCAAGCGGACGCTCGACCGGGAGGGCGGCAAGAAGTACCTCGACCGGCTGCCCGCCTTCATGCCGATGGAGCTGACCGCGGCCGTTCCCGAACCGGCCAACCCCGTCGAGGCGGGGCTCGCCGATCTCTGGGCGCGCACGGTGCCGCACATGTCCCTGGCGTGGCGGAAGCGGTTCGCCGAGAGCACCGAGCATCTGCTCAACGAGTCGCTGTGGGAACTGTCCAATATCAACATCCACCGGGTGCCCAACCCCGTCGAGTACATCGAGATGCGCCGCAAGGTCGGTGGCGCGCCCTGGTCGGCGGGCCTGGTGGAGTACGCGACCGGTGCCGAGGTGCCCGCGGCCGTCGCCGGCTCCCGTCCGCTGCGGGTTTTGCGCGACACCTTCTCCGACGGGGTGCATCTGCGCAACGACCTCTTCTCCTACCAGCGGGAGACGGAGGAGGAGGGTGAGCTGAGCAATGGTGTCCTGGTGCTGGAGACCTTCTTGAACTGCACCACCCAGGAGGCCGCGGACGCCGTCAACGACCTGATCACCTCGCGGCTGCAGCAGTTCGAGAACACCGTGGTCACCGAACTCCCGGCGCTCTTCCTGGAACAGGGCCTGGACCCCGAGTCCTGTGCGGAGGTGCTGGCGTACGCCAAGGGGCTCCAGGACTGGCAGTCGGGCGGCCACGAATGGCATATGCGCTCCAGCCGCTATATGAACGGTGGCGGCTCCGCGGTCCAGAGCCCGCGACCCTGGTCGCCCTTCTCCCTGGGCGGATTCGGCACCTCGGCGGCGGATCTGAGGACCGCGCTGACCACGGGCGAGGGGCTGCCGACCACGGCCGGTGGGCAGCTGCCCGTGGCTGGTGGTCAGGCCATGGCCGGTGCGCGCCGTCTCCGCAGCTCCAGCCATGTCCCGCACCAGAAGGTCGGCCCCTCACGCATCCCCGACCTCTTCATGCCATTCACCACCACCCTCAGCCCGCACCTGGAGGGCGCCCGCCGCCGCGTCCTGGCATGGGCGCGCCGGATGGGCATCTTCGGTCCGCAGCCCGGGGTGCCGCTCTCCGACATCTGGGACGAGCCCGCGATGGTGCGCTACGACCTGGCGCTGTGCGCGGCCGGCCTCCACCCGGACGCCACTCCGGAACAACTGGACCTGGACGCCGCCTGGCTGGCCTGGGGCACCTACGCCGACGACTACTACCCCCAGGTCTTCGGCCGGACCCGCGATATCGCCTCGGCCAAGGTGTGCACCGAGCGGCTGTCGGCCTTGATGCCGCTCGACCCCTCGGCCGCCGTGCCCGAGCCGGTCAACGCGATGGAACGCGGGCTGGCCGACCTGTGGACACGTACGGCGGGACCGATGCCCCCCGAGGCGCGCCGGATGTTCCGTGAAGCCGTCGACACGATGACGGCCAGCTGGCTCTGGGAGCTCGACAACCAGCTCCACCACCGCATCCCCGACCCCGTCGACTACATCGAGATGCGCCGCGCGACCTTCGGTTCCGACCTCACCATGAGCCTGTGCCGCATCGGCCACGGCCGGCGGATCCCGCCGGAGATCTACCGCACCCGCACCCTGCTCTCCCTGCAGAACGCCGCGGCCGACTACGCCTGCCTGCTGAACGACGTCTTCTCCTACCAGAAGGAGATCGAGTACGAGGGCGAGGTCCACAACGGCATCCTGGTCGTCCAGAACTTCTTCGACTGCGACTACCCGACCGCGCTGAACATCATCAATGACCTCATGACCTCGCGTATGCACGAGTTCCAGCACGTTGCGGCCCATGAACTCCCGGTCGTCTGTGATGACTTCGACCTCTCGCCCGAGGCCCGCAAGGCCCTCGGCGGCTACGTCCACGAGCTGGAGAACTGGCTGGCCGGCATCCTCACCTGGCACCGGGGCTGCCTGCGCTACACCGCGGCCGAGCTGCGTCATCCCATGGGTTCGCCGGGGTGGCGGGCAGCGCCGACCGGGCTGGGGATGTCGGCGGCCCGCCTCTTCAGGGGGGCGGTCGCGGGGGTGGGGTAG
- a CDS encoding FAD-dependent monooxygenase, translating to MHAARDLAATPHAGAGTDTDTDVIVVGAGPTGLLLGAELALGGVRVQILERRATAQRDSRALTLHPRSIELMDQRGLVERFLARGRRVPGWHFAGLDTRLDFSALDTRHGYTLFLAQARTEQLLAERASELDVPVRRGYELVGLRQNAGGNGTGAGGTGGGGGGGGGGGGESDGAGDGVEVDVRGPDGALETVRARYVVGCDGGRSVVRRAAGIGFPGTDETLSGALGDFATVDPAALDRARAHGVLAVPLDPDPLAGSGPEGGRTGGATRMVLLDPQRMRTPSAEPLTLDEFRDSLRRICGTDCGVARPRWLSRFGNATRLAASYRAGRVLLAGDAAHIHFPAAGQGLNTGLQDAMNLGWKLAAEINGWAPPGLLDSYHAERHPVGQAVTENTEVQTLLAELTLLPSYQRPAAALRALLTELLGIEEVNRRLAGRVSALDTAYPPAGPDADPLAGRRMPDIALTAPGTAALRVHELLPHGRFVLLDLAGDKEMRRSVETGWGKRVTALGVTGHASRTDLDGVREILVRPDGHIAWATRSSEVQTRRTERLHALTRWAGRPAAD from the coding sequence ATGCATGCCGCCAGGGATCTCGCCGCCACTCCCCACGCCGGTGCCGGCACCGACACCGACACCGATGTGATCGTGGTGGGCGCGGGGCCGACCGGGTTACTGCTCGGCGCCGAACTGGCGCTGGGCGGCGTACGGGTGCAGATCCTCGAACGGCGGGCCACGGCACAGCGGGATTCACGGGCACTGACACTGCATCCGCGCAGTATCGAGCTGATGGACCAACGGGGCCTGGTGGAACGGTTCCTGGCACGTGGTCGCCGGGTACCGGGGTGGCACTTCGCGGGGCTGGACACCCGGCTGGACTTCAGCGCGCTGGACACCCGGCACGGCTACACCCTGTTCCTCGCCCAGGCCCGCACCGAACAGCTGCTGGCGGAGCGCGCGAGCGAACTCGACGTGCCGGTCCGGCGCGGATACGAGTTGGTCGGCCTGCGTCAGAACGCCGGCGGCAACGGCACGGGCGCGGGCGGCACGGGCGGCGGAGGCGGCGGAGGCGGCGGAGGCGGCGGGGAATCGGACGGGGCCGGCGACGGCGTGGAGGTGGACGTCCGCGGCCCCGACGGAGCCCTGGAGACCGTACGCGCCCGGTATGTGGTCGGGTGCGACGGCGGTCGGAGCGTGGTGCGGCGGGCCGCCGGGATCGGCTTTCCCGGCACCGACGAGACGCTGAGCGGAGCGCTGGGGGATTTCGCGACCGTCGACCCGGCAGCCCTCGACCGCGCCCGGGCCCATGGCGTACTGGCCGTACCGCTGGATCCTGACCCCCTGGCCGGGTCCGGCCCTGAGGGCGGGCGGACGGGAGGCGCCACCCGGATGGTCCTCCTGGATCCACAGCGGATGCGGACCCCGTCCGCCGAACCACTGACGCTCGACGAGTTCCGGGACTCCCTGCGACGGATCTGCGGAACCGACTGCGGGGTGGCGCGCCCCCGCTGGCTGTCGCGGTTCGGCAACGCCACCCGTCTCGCGGCCTCTTACCGTGCCGGGCGCGTCCTGCTGGCGGGCGATGCCGCCCATATCCATTTCCCGGCGGCCGGCCAGGGCCTCAATACCGGGCTCCAGGACGCGATGAACCTGGGCTGGAAGCTCGCCGCCGAGATCAACGGCTGGGCCCCGCCCGGCCTGCTCGACAGCTACCACGCCGAGCGGCATCCGGTCGGGCAGGCGGTCACGGAGAACACCGAGGTCCAGACGCTGCTGGCGGAGCTGACGCTGCTCCCGTCGTACCAGCGGCCGGCCGCCGCACTGCGCGCGCTGCTGACCGAACTCCTGGGCATCGAGGAGGTCAACCGCCGTCTGGCCGGGCGGGTCTCCGCGCTCGACACCGCCTATCCCCCCGCCGGCCCGGATGCCGACCCGTTGGCGGGACGGCGGATGCCCGATATCGCGCTGACGGCACCCGGCACGGCGGCACTACGCGTCCACGAACTCCTCCCGCACGGCCGGTTCGTCCTGCTCGACCTCGCGGGGGACAAGGAGATGCGGCGGTCCGTCGAGACCGGATGGGGGAAGCGGGTGACCGCACTCGGCGTCACCGGCCACGCCTCCCGCACCGATCTGGACGGGGTACGCGAGATCCTCGTCCGCCCCGACGGCCATATCGCCTGGGCCACCCGCAGTTCAGAGGTGCAGACCCGCCGCACCGAACGGCTCCACGCGCTGACCCGCTGGGCCGGCCGCCCCGCAGCGGACTGA
- a CDS encoding TetR/AcrR family transcriptional regulator: MSAASTPSSPAARAAVTTRGRPPKLDQARTVDVALALLDEVGLDALTMRRLAEAMDVRAGALYRYFATKHELLTAMAESLLAGCLERPLPSADWSEDLAELARRMRAALLGRRDGARVYAGTHSTGSHTLGFADTLIGVLREAGFAPDDAARAALAVVHFTIGHTLEEQAALQVAGDGPAEPDRLRAAVTPARYPHLAPALPVFTSTDFAAHFTFGLRLLIEGLRATGPGPTPPSSSPPSPTPSSPLPAADRRPGPPVPGGSPSLV; encoded by the coding sequence ATGAGTGCCGCGTCAACCCCCAGCTCGCCCGCCGCCCGTGCCGCTGTCACGACACGCGGCCGGCCCCCGAAACTCGACCAGGCACGCACCGTCGACGTCGCCCTGGCGCTGCTGGACGAGGTCGGCCTCGACGCACTCACCATGCGGCGGCTGGCCGAGGCCATGGACGTACGGGCCGGTGCGCTGTACCGCTACTTCGCGACCAAGCACGAGCTGCTGACCGCCATGGCCGAATCGCTGCTGGCCGGCTGCCTCGAACGGCCGCTCCCGTCAGCGGACTGGAGCGAGGACCTGGCCGAACTGGCCCGCCGGATGCGTGCGGCGCTCCTCGGCCGCCGGGACGGGGCCCGCGTCTACGCCGGTACGCACTCCACCGGCAGCCACACCCTCGGCTTCGCCGACACCCTCATCGGCGTGCTGCGGGAAGCCGGCTTCGCCCCCGACGACGCCGCCCGTGCCGCCCTCGCGGTCGTTCACTTCACCATCGGCCACACCCTGGAGGAGCAGGCCGCCCTCCAGGTCGCGGGCGACGGCCCGGCGGAGCCCGACCGGCTGCGCGCCGCGGTGACGCCGGCGCGGTATCCCCATCTCGCCCCCGCACTGCCGGTGTTCACCAGCACGGACTTCGCCGCGCACTTCACCTTCGGGCTGCGACTGCTCATCGAAGGACTGCGAGCCACCGGGCCCGGGCCCACGCCCCCGTCCTCGTCCCCGCCCTCGCCCACGCCCTCGTCGCCTCTGCCGGCAGCTGACCGCCGGCCGGGGCCACCGGTGCCGGGCGGTTCCCCCTCCCTGGTGTAG
- a CDS encoding ABC transporter ATP-binding protein, with amino-acid sequence MRMFGRRRDPATATAGRAPAKATARRRDPGADALTLEGVGREYRPGVVALHPVDLVVPRGRFLAVMGPSGSGKSTLLQCAAGLDRPTAGTVRIGGTELSSLKEAALTRLRRERVGFVFQAHNLVPSLSVAENVALPLLLGDAPVGERARRGLAAVGLEERSEDAPSELSGGQRQRVAVARALVTDPDIVFADEPTGSLDPATAHDVLALLRGAVDRDGHTIVMVTHDPVAAAWTDEALFLARGRVVARLNRPDARQVSSLMRDLGGGWEAAAGPDGGRAA; translated from the coding sequence GTGCGCATGTTCGGGCGGCGGCGCGATCCGGCGACGGCTACCGCGGGGCGGGCTCCGGCGAAAGCCACCGCGAGGCGGCGGGACCCGGGGGCCGATGCGCTCACGCTGGAGGGGGTCGGCCGGGAGTACCGGCCCGGCGTGGTGGCCCTGCACCCCGTCGACCTCGTGGTGCCACGGGGGCGCTTCCTCGCGGTGATGGGGCCGTCCGGGTCGGGGAAGTCGACGCTGCTGCAGTGCGCCGCGGGGCTCGACCGGCCGACGGCGGGGACGGTACGCATCGGCGGTACGGAGCTGTCCTCGCTCAAGGAGGCGGCCCTGACCCGGTTGCGGCGGGAGCGCGTCGGGTTCGTGTTCCAGGCCCACAACCTCGTGCCGTCGTTGAGCGTCGCGGAGAATGTCGCCCTGCCGTTGCTGCTCGGGGACGCGCCCGTGGGCGAGCGGGCCCGGCGGGGGCTTGCGGCCGTCGGTCTGGAAGAGCGGAGCGAGGACGCGCCGTCGGAGCTGTCCGGCGGGCAGCGTCAGCGCGTGGCGGTCGCCCGGGCGCTGGTCACCGATCCGGACATCGTCTTCGCCGATGAGCCCACGGGATCGCTCGACCCGGCCACCGCGCACGACGTCCTCGCCCTGCTGCGGGGCGCCGTCGACCGTGACGGCCACACCATCGTCATGGTGACGCACGATCCGGTCGCCGCCGCCTGGACGGATGAGGCTCTTTTTCTTGCCCGGGGGCGGGTCGTCGCGCGTCTGAACCGGCCGGACGCCCGTCAAGTCAGCTCCCTCATGAGGGACTTGGGCGGCGGGTGGGAAGCGGCGGCCGGGCCCGACGGGGGGCGGGCGGCATGA